The Sandaracinus amylolyticus genomic interval TCACCTCGACGTACCATCGCGCGCGATGCGCCGACTCGCTCTCTTCGCTTCGCTCCTCCTCGCGCTGACCGCCTGCGGCGGCGACGACGACTCCGCGCCGCTCGACGCGAGCATCCCCGAAGACGCGTTCGACCCACACATGGGCCTGCGCCTCCCGCGCTGCGAGGACACCGACCCCGCGCCCGAGACGCCGCTCCCCCACGTCGCGAGCACGCTCGTCAGCACGCTCGTCCCGCACGTCGATCGCCAAGCGCGCTCCGGTCCGCGCAACCCCGCGCAAGAGGTCGGCGAGACGATGTACCGCGACCTCGACTACCACCTCGTCGACGTCGGCCCCGGCCAGCCGCACCTCACGCGCACCGATCTCGGCGCCAACACCACTGCGACCACCGAGCGCCGCTCGCTCGCATGGTTCGCGCACCTCTCCGACTTCCAGCTCGTCGACGACGAGTCCCCGACGCGCCTCGCGCGCATCGACAACGCCTCGATCCCCGGCGGCCTCCGCGCGCAAGAGGCCTATCTCCCGCGCGCCGTCTCGGCGATGAGCCGCACCCTCGCGCGCGTCGAGCGCGAAGAGCGCCCCTACGACTTCGCCATCGTCACCGGCGACTGCGCCGACAGCGCGCAGCAGAACGAGATCCAGTGGGTCATCGATCTGATGAACGGCACGCCCGGCCTCCACACCGACTCGGGCGACGACGACGATCCCGTCCCCGGCGAGGCCAACGACCCGAAGGACCCCTTCGACCCCACGCCGTTCCCCGCGCCCTGGCTCTTCGTGCCCGGCAACCACGACGTCGAGGTCGTCGGCGTCTCCGCGCCCAACGATCGCCTGCGCGAGACCGCGCTCGGCGTCGACGCGCCGAGCGGCACGCGCGACTACCGCCAGTGGTACGCGCCGGTCACGTCCGGTCCGATCCCCGCCGATCCCGATCGCGCGATCGTCGATCGCGACGACATCGTCGAGATGCTGCGCGCCGCGACCTCGAGCGGCCCGCACGGCCCCGCGGGCCACGGCTATCCCGCGACGGGCGAGGTCGACACGTCGCTCGGCGCGAACTGGACGTACGACGCGATCCCCGGCCTGCTGCGCATCCTCTCGATCGACACCAGCGATCTCACCGGCGGCTCGAAGGGCATGATCCGCCGCCCGACCGTCGATGGCTGGCTCATCCCCGAGCTCGATCGCGCCGTCGCGGACGGCGTGCTCGTGATGCTCGCGTCGCATCACTCGACCACGTCGATCGATCGCGTCGTCGGCGAGGTCGGCGGCGACGAGGTCGAGGACGCGCTCACGCCCGAGGAGATCGAAGCGCTCGTCGCGTCGCGCGCCGAGGTCATCGCGTGGCTCGTCGGGCACACCCACGACAACCGCGTGCGCGCCGTGCCCGGTCCCGACGCCGCGCACCCCGGCTACTGGGAGATCATGACGAGCGCGATCGCCGACTATCCGTCGCAGGCGCGCATGATCGAGCTCGTCGACAACGCGGACGGCACGCTCTCGATCTTCGCGACGATCGTCGACTACGACACCGACGACTGCATGGAGCGTCGCTTCCGCGCGCTCACGCAGATGGAGTGGGTCGCCGCGTGGGTCGACGACGTCAGCCGCGACGCGGAGGACGGCAACGTGCAGCTCGTCCGCGCAGTCCCCGCGAGCGCGCAGGCCGCGGTCACCGCCGCGCGCGCCACGGCGCCCTCGCGCATCGAGAGCCTCACGACGCTCGCCGAGTAGTGGCCCCGCGGTGGCGTCGAGCTCATAATCAGCCACGAGGCGGCCGAGATATTCTGGCACTGAGTGTCAGAATATCTTGACACTCAGTGCCACTTTCGTCAGATCCTCGGCGTGACCGAGGACCCGCCCGTCGACGAGCCCCAGCGCGAGAAGAACCGCTCCGAGCGTCGCGCGGCGCTCGTCTCCGCCGCGTACGCGCTGTTCGCCGAGCGTGGCTACGCCGCGACCACGATGGACGACGTCGCGCAGGCCGCGGGGCTCTCGCGGCGCACCGCGTTCCGCTACTTCGCGACCAAGGAAGCGCTGGTCTTCCCCGAGCGCGACGATCGCCTCGTGCTGCTCGCCGACGCGCTCGTCGCGCGCGAGCACGAGACGCCGTTCGAGACCGTGCGTCGCGCCTGCCTCGCGCTCGCGCGCCGCTACCAGGACGAGCGCGATCGCATGCTCGCGCAGCACCGCCTCGTGCAGTCCGAGCCCGCGCTGATCGGGCGCGAGCTCCAGCTCGATCGTGCGTTCGAGGAGCAGCTCGAGCAGGCGTTCGCGCGCGGCGAGCGCGACACCTCGCGCGGCAAGCGTCGCGCCCGAGTGCGTGCATCCGCGGTGATCGGCGCGGTGCGCGCGAGCCTTCGCGAGTGGCTCGAGGGCGGTGCGAGCACGGACCTCGTGCGGCTCGGTCGCGAGACGTTCGCCGAGCTCGAGCAGGGCTTCGGAGGAGGGGGAGAGCAGTGAAGATTCCGTCGACCGGCCGCAGCAGCGGCGAGATCATCGAGGCGCTCGAGAACTACCGCGAGCGCGACGTGCCATGGCGCGAGGGGCGCGCGTTCGGCTACGTGTTCGACGCGAAGCACGACGCGCTCGATCTCGGCAAGCGCGCGTACCTGATGTTCCTCTCGGAGAACGGCCTCGACCCCACGTCGTTCCCGAGCCTCCTGCGCCTCGAGAACGAGGTCGTGCGCATGTGCGCGACCCACGTGCACGGCGACGAGCGCGTCGTCGGCAACTTCACGAGCGGCGGCACCGAGTCGATCATGCTCGCGGTCAAAGCGGCGCGTGATCGCGCGCGCGTGCTGCGCCCCGAGCTCACGCGACCGCAGATGCTCGTGCCCGTCACCGCGCACGCTGCGTTCCACAAGGCCGCGCACTACCTCGACGTCGAGATCGTCGCGTTCCAGGTCGATCCCACGACGTTCCGCGCCGACGTCTCCGCCGCGCGCGCCGCGATCACCGATCGCACGATCATGCTCGTCGGCTCCGCTCCGTCGTACGCGCACGGCGTGATCGATCCGATCGAGGCGCTCGCCGCGCTCGCGGTCGAGCACGACCTCTGGATGCACGTCGACGGATGCATGGGCGGGCTCCTGCTGCCGTACCTCGAGCGGCTCGGTGACACCGTCCCGCGCTTCGACTTCCGGGTGCCGGGTGTGTCGAGCCTCTCGATGGACCTGCACAAGTACGGCTACTGCCCGAAGGGCGCGAGCGTCGTGCTCTATCGCGATCGCTCGCTGCGCAAGCACCAGCTCTACGCGTGCAGCGAGTGGACGGGCTACACGATCGTCAACGCGACGATCCAGAGCAGCAAGAGCGGCGGCCCGCTCGCCGGCGCGTGGGCGACGATGATGCGCATGGGCGACGACGGCTATCTGCGCATCGCGAAGGAGATGCGCGACGCGACGCGCCGCTACGCCGAGGGCATCGACGCGATCCCCGGGCTGCGCGTGATGGCCGAGCCCGACATGACGCTGATCGCGTTCACGAGCGACGAGGTGCCGATCTTCGTGATCGCCGACCTCATGAAGAAGCGCGGCTGGTACGTGCAGCCGCAGCTCGGGTTCGCGGGGCATCGCGAGAACCTGCACCTCTCGATCACCCACGCGAACGTGCCGCACGTCGACGCGTTCCTCGTCGATCTGCGTGCGTGTGTCGACGAAGCGCGCGCGCTGCCGAACGGCGACGGCGCGATGGTCGCGGGCATCGCACAGGCCGCGGCCTCGATCGATCCCGCGACGCTCGACGAGGCGACGTTCGCGCAGCTGCTCGCGGCCGCTGGCACCTCGGTCGGAGTCCCCGAGGAGAGCGCGTCGATCAACACCATCCTCCAGGCGCTCCCGCGCCCGCTCACCAAGGCGATCCTCATCCACTACGTGAACCAGCTCTTCGCATGACGACGCCGCTGATCCGCGAGTGGGCCGACCTGCGCGGCCCCGACATCGCCGCGCTCGATCGCGCGCGCACCGTCGTGATCCTGTCGTGCTCGCCGCTCGAGGTGCACGGTCCGCATCTTCCCGTGCAAGCCGATCTGCGCGAGGCCGAGGGGCTCGTCGCGCGCACCGCCGAGCTGCTCCACGCGAAGCACCCCGAGATGACGTTCGTGCGCCTGCCCTGGGTGTGGATGGCGGCGGACGTGTTGCCGCACGTCGGCTCGATCAAGTTCCGCCCCGAGACCGTCGCGCAGGTGCTCGCGGAGATCGGCGAGAGCCTCGGGCGACAGGGCTTCCGCCACGTCTGGGTCGGCAGCTTCCACGGCGGTCCGCGCCACATCCTCGCGCTCGAGAAGGGCGCTCACGACGCGCACCGTCGCACCGGCGTCGGGATGGTTTCCGTCTTTTCGTTGCTGGTCAAACGATTGACGGGAGGCAGCTCGGATCTCGCGACGCTGCTCGGTGGCATCGGCGGCATCACGCGCGAGGAGCTGAAGGGCGACTCGCACGGCGGGCTCGTGGAGACGTCGCTCCTGCTGCACCTCGTCGGACAGCACGTCGACCCCGCGTATCGCTCGCTGCCGCCGCGCTCGATCGAGCTCGACCTCGTCGAGCGCGGTCTGCCTCCGATGCAGAAGGGCGAGAAGGCGACGTTCGTCGAGCTGCTGCGCAGCCTGCCGCTCAAGCAGCAGTACTACGAGCGCGAGACGTACGCGGGCGCGCCCGCGAGGGCGAGCGCGGAGCTCGGCGCGCAGTACCTCGACGTGCTCGCGACCGAAGCGGCAGCCGCGCTCTCCGAGCTCTGGACCGGACGCATCGGCCCGGCGGACTGCCACTCTCCGCTCTGGCCGCTCCGTCACCTGCTGATGAACGACACGTTCGGCCGCGTGTTCGATCGCGTCGTGCGCACGCGCGAGTCACCGGTCTGACTCGCGCGCGCGCTTCACACGCCGCCCGCGACGGAACGACCGGCACCGTCGTTCCATCGCACGAGGATCCAGTACGTCTTTCCGAGCAACGCGCGCTTCATGTGCACGCGGACCTGCCGCGGTCTCATCTTGTAGTCGAACACGTAGTCGAAGACCGCGCTGGGGCCGCCCTTCACGAGCTCGAGGAAGCGCCCGTAGAACTCGGGGCGACGCGTGCACGGCGCGACCTCGTCGAAGAAGAGCCGCCCGATCACGCTCTCGACGGCACGCCCACTGAGCTTCGACTCGGTCGCGTTGTACTGCAGGATGCGCCCGTTCGCGTCGAGCTCGATCGCGCCGAACGGCAGCTCGTCGAGCTGCGACGGCGGGAGCTTCGCGAGCACGTTCGCGACGTCGTCCTGGTCGAAGCTCAGTCTCGTGAACTCCATCGTCGTCCCTCCGCTCGACGAGCGCTCGGGCTCGTTCCTTCAGGGCAGCATCACGGTGTCGATCACGTGGACCACGCCGTTGGTCACGACGATGTCGGCGATCACGATCTCCGCGCCGTCGACCGTCGCAGGAGGACCCGGCACGAACGGGATGTCCGCGCCGTTCAGCGTCTCCAGGCCGGTCGCGGTGGTGGGCAGCTCCGTCGAGAGCACGGGCGAGTCGAAGCTGTCCGTGCTCAGCACGTGATAGAGGAGCACGTCGCGCAGGGTGTCGGCGTCAGGCGTGGGGCTCAGCGCGGCGAACGCATCGTTCGTCGGCGCGAACACCGTGTACGGCGCGTCGGCCGCCAGCGCGTCGGCGACGCTGGTGCCGCCCGGCAGATCGGCCGCTGCCTCGACCGCGCCGAGCAATCCCGTGAGCCCCGCCGCGCTCGCGGCTTGCACGACGTTCATCGGCGTGATCACCGCGTCGACGACGTGGACGACGCCGTTCGTCGCACGCAGGTCCGCGATGACCACCTCGGCCGCGCCGTTGATCACGACACCGTCGCCGTCGTCGAAGAGCAGCGTGAGCGGGTCACCGTACGAGCTCTCGGCGAGCGACGACGCGCGCGCGGGGATCGCGCTCGACGCGACGCTCCCCGACACGACGTGATGGAGCAACACCGTGGTGAGCGCGCCGCCGGAGGGCAGCGCGCCGAGCGCGCTGAACGCCGCGTTCGTGGGCGCGAACACCGTGAACGGACCGGCCGCCTCGAGATCGTCGACGAGCTCCTGCGACGCGAGCGCGCCCGCGAGCGTGGTGAGGCCCGCGTATCGCGCGACGTCCGCGACGGTCGGCGGGACCAGCACGCGATCGATCACGTGGATGACTCCGTTGCTCGCAGCGATGTCCGCGGTCGTCACGTTCGCTCCGCCGTCGACGCCGTTGCCGCCGTTGATCGTGACCGTCGCGCCGGTGCCGACGAACACCGGCAACGTCGACACCGTCGTCGCGGGACCGTCCTCCAGCTCGCTCGACGTCACCGTGCCGCTCAGCGCGTGATAGGTGAGGATGCCCGCGAGCGTCTCGGGGCCGAGCGCCTCGACCGCCGCGATCGCTGCCGCCTCGTCCGCGACGTCGAGGAGCGCGACGAACGCTGCGTCGGTCGGCGCGAACACGGTGAACTCCGCAGTGCCCGAGAGCGTATCGACGAGCCCGGCGCGCGACGCCGCGGCGACGAGCACGTCGAAGTCGTCGCTCGCTGCTGCGATGTCCGCGATCGTGTCGCCGCTGCCCGCGTCGGTGCCCGCGTCGGCTCGGCCCGCGTCGGAGTCTCCGCCGCCGTCGTCGTCACCGCACGCCCAGAGCCCTCCGAGCACGAGGGCCAGCAGCGCGGCCCTCGGCGCTCGCTTCGAAAGCAGAAGCGTCATGTTCGTTTCCTCCCGCCGGGCGTCGTCCGCCCCGCGTGCACGGGGCATTGGATCGACGCCGATGCGGGTCAAGACTGTGTCCAGATAAAATCTGGACAGTCGGCGATCGATACGGAAACTGACGTGGCACCGCCGTACGCGTACAGCCGCTCGAGCGGCTGCGCGCGTCATCGGTCTGGCGCCGTCGACGCCGCCGTGCTTTTTGCGCGGGCGCTACTGCGGCGAGAGCGTCATGCGCTCGTGCTCGCCGGCCTCGATGTCGCTGCGCCGGAACCGCAGCGGCCGGTACACGTTCTCGATCCAGTCCGTGTGCAGGTCGCTCCAGTGCGCGCTCTCGGGGTCACCGCTGACACCGCGCGGCACGTTCACGAACGCCTCCGGCGTGCCGTCGTCACCGAAGGTCGCGACGAGCCGGTAGATCGATCCGCTGCTCGCCTCGAGGCGCTCGCGCGGCGCGTCGCCGTCGCCGAAGAAGTCGGTGACCGACACGTTCACCGTGCCCTCGGCGCCGTCGGTCGCGACCCAGCCACCATCGAGCCGCTCGCCGTAGAGCGACGGGAAGCGCGTGCCGTGCACGTCGCCCCAGGTGTACGAGCCTCCGGGGAACCGCTCGGCGAGCCACGCCGCGGTCTCGTCGAGCGCGCGCACCACCGACACGCTTCGCGCCTCGCCGGCGAAGAAGCTCTCGCTGTCGGGCGCGCGCCCGCGCAGCACGTTCGACAGCCACTTGAAGATGAACGCGCTCGACTCGCTCATCACCGCGTCGAACACGATCGTCATGTCGTCGGCGAGCACGCGCTGCGCGAGGAAGTACGAGAACGCGTTGAGCACCACCGCTTCGCTCGAGGTGCGCTCCATGCGGCGATCCCACGCGGCGAGCGACACGACGAGCGCGTCGAGGTCGTCGCGACCGCGCCACTCCGCGAGCGCGTCGTCGGTCTCGACCGTCGCCCAGACCTCTTCGAGCACCGGCACGAGATCGTCCGCGATGATCGAGTGCGTGTCGTCCTGCAGGACCTGCATGTCCTCGACCGTCACGTCGCCGCGCGCGATCAGCCGCTCGAGCTCCTGCTCGATGCGCGCCGCGCGCAGGCCGGGATCGTAGAGCACGCCGAAGTACCAGGGATCGGTGTCGACGCGACCGTCCGCGACGAACCCGAAGGGATCGTTGTTCGCGGAGGTGATCCAGCCGCGCGCGCCGCCGGTGCTGCTCGGCATTCGCGCGCGATCGAGCCAACGATCGCGCCAGAACGTCGACGCGTCGTCGCCGTCGGAGAGCGCCCACGGGCGTCGCGCGCCGATCACACCGCGGTCGGGCACGAGCGGCTGCGAGTGGTACCGGATGCCGTTCGCGTCGGCGAAGACGAAGTTGAAGTAGCCGAGCTCCACACCCTCGACCGCCGCGGCGAACTCGTCGGTGTCGCGCGCGGTGCCGAACCCGAAGAATCCTTCGAATTCGTGGGTCACTCGCAGGCCCGTCCAGTTGACGAGGAGACGACGCCCCGGGCGCCCGAGCGGCAGCGGCGAGAGGCCGCTCGGCAGCAGCACGCCGTGGCCCGGCACGTCCTCCACGACGTACTCGACCGTGTTCGCGCCCGCGACCGCGATGGTCTCGGTGCGCGTGACGATCGCGACCTCCTCGTCGCCGATCATCACGCCGCCGCCCGGGCCGATCGCGACGTCCCACACGTCCATGTTGTCCGGGTACGTCGTCGTCGCGGTCCACGCGACGTGTCGGTTGTGACCGAGCTGCACCCCGGGTGAGCCCACGAAGTTGAAGCCCACCACGTCGAGCGCGCCGCCGGCGTCCGCGCTGTTCATGTGGTGCAGCCAGAAGAGCGAGGGCGACTGCAGCGGCTGGTGCGGGTCGCCCGCGATCAGCGGCCGTCCGTTCGCGGTGTGGCGACCGTCGAGCGCCCAGTTGTTGCTCCCGCCGCTGCGGAAGTCGGCCATCGTCGACTGGAAGCGCGCGATGCGCTCGAGCGCGTCGGGCGGCAGCGCGCGCGGCGTGCGCGGCGCGCTCGGACGCACGATCGCGCGCGCGGTCGCAGGGCGCTCGTCGGGCGGCATCACGTACGCATCGCGGATCGGCAGGAGCAGACCGAGCCGCCCGTCGAGCTCCGGCAGGTACTCGTCGAGGATCGCGCTGAGGATGCTCGACTCGAGCTGGTTCGCGTTCCCGAAGAGCACGAGCTTGCCGAACGCGAACGCATCGACGGGCGTCCACTCCTCGGGCTCGTAGCCGAGCTCTTCGAACTCGGGCGGCAGCTGCGATCGATCCGCGAGCACCTCGCGGATGCGCGCGTTCACGCCCTCGGTCCACGCCTGCACCAGCGCCCAGCGCTCCGGGTCGTCGCGGAAGAGCGCGGCCTCGTTGGTGCGCGCCCAGCGCGGCAGATCGAAGAGCCGCGAGAGCTCGTCCTCGTCGACGTACGACTCACCGAGCACCTCGGCGCGACGACCGAGCGCGCGCCGGCGGTTGAGGTCCATCTGCAGCAGGCGATCGAACGCCTGCATGTAGCCCGACGCGTAGAACGCATCGCGATCGCTCTGCGCGTAGACGTGCGCGACGCCCATGTCGTCGCGCAGGATCGCGACCTCGTCGTCGAGCCCCGCGAACGTCGGCCGCTCGTCGGGCGTGCATCCGGGGAGCAGCGGATCGGCGTCGCACTGCGCTTCGGTGGGCGGCGCGACGCGCGTGTCGTCACCGCAGCCGCCGAGCAGCGCGAGCGCCAGAGCGAACCGAGCGATCGAATGGCGTTCCACCAGGACCTCCACGGGCACGCAAGTGACCGACGGTCAGCGTACGAGATCGCCTGGTGGTCGAAGTGGCCAATCGGAGCTGCCGCACGAAGCGCTCGTGGATCAGCGGAACGGGCCGGATCCCTCGGGCGGCTTGGGCGGGCCTTCGGCGACGCGCACCGAGGGATGGTCGAGCGGGATCTCCTCGATGCGCGCCACGTACCACTCCGCGAGCCCGCACTGCCGGCACACGTAGACGACGAACTGACCGAGCGCCTTCTGCTCGAGGAAGCCCGGTTGGATCAGCGGCGCGAGCGCCTCGATCGCGCCCTGCGAGCGGTCCGCGATGCGCTCGATGCGCAGCACCGAGCGGTGATCACAGACGGGACAGCGCCGGTGGATGCGCAGTGACGTGCGTCCGGGCGCGCCCTGCTCCGCGAGCGCGTCGAGACGCGCCCGCAGCGACTCGATCTCCCGCTCCAGCTCCGCGATGCGATCGTGCATCGCACGAGTCTAGAGCACCGCGCAGATCTCTCCGCCGCAGCGCGCCGCGCTCGCCACCGGATCGCAGACGAGCGCGTCGCCGCAGTCCTCGTCGAAGAGACACGTCTCGCCCTCGTCGGGTCGATCCGCGCACACGAAGCCGCCGCTCGCGCTCGGCACGCACACGCCCGCGCACTCGTTGCCGGCGCGGCACGTCGAGCCGCTCGGCAGGTCCGCGACGCACGTGTTCTCGGGGCCGCAGTGGAACGCGTCGGCGCAGCTGCGATCGCTCATGCACTCGCCGCCGCCGACGCGCGGCACGATGCAGAAGCTGCCCTCGCGCGTGAAGTCGCACGCGAGGCCGGTCGCGCAGACGTTGCCGAACGCGCACGGCTCGCCCTCGCCGGGCGCGGCGGCGCACTCGTTGTCGACGCACGCGAGATCACCTGCGCACACGAACGGCGTGTCGCCGTCGCGGTACGCGCAGGGCTGGCCCGCAGTCGGGAGCGGACGGCACGTTCCACCGCCGTCCATGTCGCAGCCGAGGCCGAGCGCGCAGACGTTGCCGGGCGCGCAGGGCTGACCCTCGGTCGGACGCGCGACGCAGGTGCGGCTCTCGTCCGAGCAGAACAGCGCGGGCGCGCAGTCACGCGACTCGGTGCACGTCGCGCCGGCGACGCCACGCGGCGCGCAGGCGCGCGGCGCGCGACAGGTCTGCAGGTTGCCGCACGCGTCTTCGGGAGAGCACGTCTCGTGATCGCGCGCGATGCAGGTGCCGCCCTCGCTGCAGAGGAGCGCCTCGCCGCACTCGCTCGTCGCGTCGCACGCCGACGCAGCGGCGCCGAGCATGAGGCACATGCCCTCGACGCAGCGCAGGCCGAGCGCGCACTGACCGTTCTCCTCGCACGGCTGACCGCTGGTCGGCGGGGTCACGCACTCGCCGCCGCGGCACACGAGACCGACGGCGCACTGGAACGGCTGCTCGGGCGAGCACGTCGCGCCGGCGCCGCCGCGCGCACGGCACGTTCCTCCGGCACAGAGCCCAGCGCCCTCGGCGCAGAGCGGGCTCGTGCACGCGGCGTCGATCGCGGCGGGCCCGTACACGAACGGCGTGCAGTGCGCGATCACGATGCCCGTCGCGGGCGGGAGCTGACAGCCCGTGGTGCTCGATCCGATCAGCGCGACGCACTCCGCGGCGGCGTCCGCGTCGACGCGCGCATCGCCCGTCGCGAGCGGCGCCCACGACGTCGCGCACTGCGCGGCGAAGCGAGCGGTGCATCCCTCGACGTCGACCTCGCCGCCGGGCAGCGCCGCGCCGCAGCCGCACTCGCTCGCAGCGGCGCGCGTGCACACGAGGTCGGCGAGCGGCTCGCAGAAGTCGCGCATCAGATCGCCGTCCGTGCCCGCGTCGTCGCCGACGTTCGCGTCGGTGCCCGCATCGCTCGAGCCCGCGTCCATGGCGCCGGCGTCCGGCGTGCCGGTTCCGTCGTCGTCGTCACCGCACGCGACGAGCGAGAGGGCGAGCATCGAGATCACGAAGAGCGAGCGCACGTTCATGCGCGAGATGTGCGTCGGAGCAGCGCGG includes:
- a CDS encoding metallophosphoesterase: MRRLALFASLLLALTACGGDDDSAPLDASIPEDAFDPHMGLRLPRCEDTDPAPETPLPHVASTLVSTLVPHVDRQARSGPRNPAQEVGETMYRDLDYHLVDVGPGQPHLTRTDLGANTTATTERRSLAWFAHLSDFQLVDDESPTRLARIDNASIPGGLRAQEAYLPRAVSAMSRTLARVEREERPYDFAIVTGDCADSAQQNEIQWVIDLMNGTPGLHTDSGDDDDPVPGEANDPKDPFDPTPFPAPWLFVPGNHDVEVVGVSAPNDRLRETALGVDAPSGTRDYRQWYAPVTSGPIPADPDRAIVDRDDIVEMLRAATSSGPHGPAGHGYPATGEVDTSLGANWTYDAIPGLLRILSIDTSDLTGGSKGMIRRPTVDGWLIPELDRAVADGVLVMLASHHSTTSIDRVVGEVGGDEVEDALTPEEIEALVASRAEVIAWLVGHTHDNRVRAVPGPDAAHPGYWEIMTSAIADYPSQARMIELVDNADGTLSIFATIVDYDTDDCMERRFRALTQMEWVAAWVDDVSRDAEDGNVQLVRAVPASAQAAVTAARATAPSRIESLTTLAE
- a CDS encoding TetR family transcriptional regulator, which gives rise to MSEYLDTQCHFRQILGVTEDPPVDEPQREKNRSERRAALVSAAYALFAERGYAATTMDDVAQAAGLSRRTAFRYFATKEALVFPERDDRLVLLADALVAREHETPFETVRRACLALARRYQDERDRMLAQHRLVQSEPALIGRELQLDRAFEEQLEQAFARGERDTSRGKRRARVRASAVIGAVRASLREWLEGGASTDLVRLGRETFAELEQGFGGGGEQ
- a CDS encoding pyridoxal phosphate-dependent decarboxylase family protein; protein product: MKIPSTGRSSGEIIEALENYRERDVPWREGRAFGYVFDAKHDALDLGKRAYLMFLSENGLDPTSFPSLLRLENEVVRMCATHVHGDERVVGNFTSGGTESIMLAVKAARDRARVLRPELTRPQMLVPVTAHAAFHKAAHYLDVEIVAFQVDPTTFRADVSAARAAITDRTIMLVGSAPSYAHGVIDPIEALAALAVEHDLWMHVDGCMGGLLLPYLERLGDTVPRFDFRVPGVSSLSMDLHKYGYCPKGASVVLYRDRSLRKHQLYACSEWTGYTIVNATIQSSKSGGPLAGAWATMMRMGDDGYLRIAKEMRDATRRYAEGIDAIPGLRVMAEPDMTLIAFTSDEVPIFVIADLMKKRGWYVQPQLGFAGHRENLHLSITHANVPHVDAFLVDLRACVDEARALPNGDGAMVAGIAQAAASIDPATLDEATFAQLLAAAGTSVGVPEESASINTILQALPRPLTKAILIHYVNQLFA
- a CDS encoding creatininase family protein; this translates as MTTPLIREWADLRGPDIAALDRARTVVILSCSPLEVHGPHLPVQADLREAEGLVARTAELLHAKHPEMTFVRLPWVWMAADVLPHVGSIKFRPETVAQVLAEIGESLGRQGFRHVWVGSFHGGPRHILALEKGAHDAHRRTGVGMVSVFSLLVKRLTGGSSDLATLLGGIGGITREELKGDSHGGLVETSLLLHLVGQHVDPAYRSLPPRSIELDLVERGLPPMQKGEKATFVELLRSLPLKQQYYERETYAGAPARASAELGAQYLDVLATEAAAALSELWTGRIGPADCHSPLWPLRHLLMNDTFGRVFDRVVRTRESPV
- the pyp gene encoding photoactive yellow protein, translated to MEFTRLSFDQDDVANVLAKLPPSQLDELPFGAIELDANGRILQYNATESKLSGRAVESVIGRLFFDEVAPCTRRPEFYGRFLELVKGGPSAVFDYVFDYKMRPRQVRVHMKRALLGKTYWILVRWNDGAGRSVAGGV
- a CDS encoding fasciclin domain-containing protein, with amino-acid sequence MTLLLSKRAPRAALLALVLGGLWACGDDDGGGDSDAGRADAGTDAGSGDTIADIAAASDDFDVLVAAASRAGLVDTLSGTAEFTVFAPTDAAFVALLDVADEAAAIAAVEALGPETLAGILTYHALSGTVTSSELEDGPATTVSTLPVFVGTGATVTINGGNGVDGGANVTTADIAASNGVIHVIDRVLVPPTVADVARYAGLTTLAGALASQELVDDLEAAGPFTVFAPTNAAFSALGALPSGGALTTVLLHHVVSGSVASSAIPARASSLAESSYGDPLTLLFDDGDGVVINGAAEVVIADLRATNGVVHVVDAVITPMNVVQAASAAGLTGLLGAVEAAADLPGGTSVADALAADAPYTVFAPTNDAFAALSPTPDADTLRDVLLYHVLSTDSFDSPVLSTELPTTATGLETLNGADIPFVPGPPATVDGAEIVIADIVVTNGVVHVIDTVMLP
- a CDS encoding penicillin acylase family protein, with amino-acid sequence MERHSIARFALALALLGGCGDDTRVAPPTEAQCDADPLLPGCTPDERPTFAGLDDEVAILRDDMGVAHVYAQSDRDAFYASGYMQAFDRLLQMDLNRRRALGRRAEVLGESYVDEDELSRLFDLPRWARTNEAALFRDDPERWALVQAWTEGVNARIREVLADRSQLPPEFEELGYEPEEWTPVDAFAFGKLVLFGNANQLESSILSAILDEYLPELDGRLGLLLPIRDAYVMPPDERPATARAIVRPSAPRTPRALPPDALERIARFQSTMADFRSGGSNNWALDGRHTANGRPLIAGDPHQPLQSPSLFWLHHMNSADAGGALDVVGFNFVGSPGVQLGHNRHVAWTATTTYPDNMDVWDVAIGPGGGVMIGDEEVAIVTRTETIAVAGANTVEYVVEDVPGHGVLLPSGLSPLPLGRPGRRLLVNWTGLRVTHEFEGFFGFGTARDTDEFAAAVEGVELGYFNFVFADANGIRYHSQPLVPDRGVIGARRPWALSDGDDASTFWRDRWLDRARMPSSTGGARGWITSANNDPFGFVADGRVDTDPWYFGVLYDPGLRAARIEQELERLIARGDVTVEDMQVLQDDTHSIIADDLVPVLEEVWATVETDDALAEWRGRDDLDALVVSLAAWDRRMERTSSEAVVLNAFSYFLAQRVLADDMTIVFDAVMSESSAFIFKWLSNVLRGRAPDSESFFAGEARSVSVVRALDETAAWLAERFPGGSYTWGDVHGTRFPSLYGERLDGGWVATDGAEGTVNVSVTDFFGDGDAPRERLEASSGSIYRLVATFGDDGTPEAFVNVPRGVSGDPESAHWSDLHTDWIENVYRPLRFRRSDIEAGEHERMTLSPQ